One Methylobacterium oryzae DNA window includes the following coding sequences:
- a CDS encoding ferritin-like domain-containing protein, whose amino-acid sequence MAKQKTLQDAFYETLKDVYYAEKQSVKALKKSAKAAEHDELRQAFETHAEESAQQVERLTQVFEIIGKPTRAKTCEAMQGIVSEMEEDLDDFADSPAADAVLAACAQAVEHYEIARYGTLKTWAAQLGYADAAQLLDETLQEEKRTDALLSKIAESINAAGEPGGAEPDAEPSKGRGKKAA is encoded by the coding sequence ATGGCCAAGCAGAAGACGCTGCAGGACGCCTTCTACGAGACCTTGAAGGACGTCTACTACGCCGAGAAGCAGTCGGTGAAAGCCCTCAAGAAATCCGCCAAGGCGGCGGAGCACGACGAGCTGCGCCAAGCCTTCGAGACCCACGCCGAGGAGAGCGCCCAGCAGGTGGAGCGCCTGACGCAGGTCTTCGAGATCATCGGCAAGCCGACCCGGGCCAAGACCTGCGAGGCGATGCAGGGCATCGTCTCGGAGATGGAGGAGGACCTCGACGACTTCGCCGACAGCCCGGCCGCCGACGCGGTGCTGGCCGCCTGCGCCCAGGCGGTGGAGCACTACGAGATCGCCCGCTACGGCACCCTGAAGACCTGGGCGGCCCAGCTCGGCTACGCGGACGCCGCCCAGCTCCTGGACGAGACCCTGCAGGAGGAGAAGCGGACCGACGCGCTGCTCTCGAAGATCGCCGAGTCGATCAACGCCGCGGGCGAGCCCGGCGGGGCGGAGCCGGACGCGGAGCCGTCGAAGGGCCGGGGGAAGAAGGCCGCCTGA
- a CDS encoding DoxX family protein: protein MRYALAAIYGFIGVVHLVATDAMLPLMPDWVPQPRLVILATGLCEIAGAVGLLTGRFRRAAALGLALYAVCVYPANLKHAFEHVHVEGIPDSWWYHGPRLAFQPVFVWAALWAGGLIDWPFGGRCGSGQGATEISGDPARPPKDPDPDAPATIREP, encoded by the coding sequence CTGCGCTACGCGCTCGCGGCGATCTACGGGTTCATCGGCGTGGTCCACCTCGTGGCGACCGACGCGATGCTGCCGCTCATGCCCGACTGGGTGCCGCAGCCGCGGCTCGTCATCCTGGCGACCGGCCTGTGCGAGATCGCGGGCGCGGTCGGCCTCCTCACCGGGCGGTTCCGCCGGGCGGCCGCGCTCGGCCTCGCCCTCTACGCGGTCTGCGTCTACCCGGCGAACCTCAAGCACGCGTTCGAGCACGTCCACGTCGAGGGCATCCCGGATTCCTGGTGGTACCACGGGCCGCGGCTCGCGTTTCAGCCGGTCTTCGTCTGGGCGGCGCTCTGGGCCGGCGGCCTGATCGACTGGCCGTTCGGCGGCCGCTGCGGGTCCGGACAGGGCGCGACCGAGATCTCCGGTGATCCGGCACGGCCGCCGAAAGATCCGGATCCCGACGCGCCGGCAACCATCCGCGAACCTTGA